Sequence from the Brassica napus cultivar Da-Ae unplaced genomic scaffold, Da-Ae ScsIHWf_237;HRSCAF=404, whole genome shotgun sequence genome:
TTCATGGTTTACAACCATAATATACACGGCTGGAAAGCTTTAAAGCTCTCACTAATGGTACATCACCCACGTCCAGCCTAAAGCTTAAGGACATTAAGTATATGAATATTGATTTACATCAGGTCATACATGTAAGCATAGACATTCCCACCTCTGAATGATtaagggtcataaaccagacatttacacaaaccatcttaagaaaatacgaatattccaccacatatatgtgtgccatttaagatggaacctcagatgaggattgggaatatatattagataaataagacttcctccacgaaactataatgtatcttgtgccaaacatggatgatttaatcaagtggccaagaacacagattacaaaagatagtaatctgattatccaactttgaaaggagaaagttatcaggctgataaagagtaaagagtaaaagagaaatataatggtatcaaccatagttgtcttggcaagatcctcagaccaaagattatgatctagacgttctaaaagaatatgatcaaaagatataaaagctagcagaaatatatgccagacacactgacccgaaaagaaaaaaataactatgtcataccagcttaagcaccacgaatttgatgtctaagagacacaatcaatttgctacaatgtctattagagatagacaaataagttccaaataataaggaacctcggaaagtaatgaaaggtgctcagaatcgtacaaatccgagttcataagagaaaccagttcagacagagaaataaggttgcgcaaccacacatctaaggtaccagaccatgtagtttgggacgccaaactgcaaggtataaaggtcttggataataagatctcaaaatctaattagatcatgtctggaacagtatgaaactgaagataaagagtgttaacaccaaaatatgtatttacattcataagagctcataaaagattgtagtacttgggatttgaaggacataacctgaggatcatgaacccacatagagtactcataaaacctatatagggacgtggggtgttcaaagaattcaaagtaattataagaCAGATGGGCGTAGTAACCATGTACATACAGAAAAGCCATCTAAGAAAGAAACAAGTGAATGGATCTTATGAGATAAGAAATTCCGTGAGATTAAAGGACATGACCACATGGTATAGTGTGTCCATGTTCCTTCTAAATAACGTTCAAGTATAGCttgattacacaaggatactcacaaggaccaaggaacaatttataaagagatatgCTCCTATATGGTGGATGTTACTACAGAAAATTAAGTTTGATTTTGTCTGGATATTTACTAAAGAAATAATGGTGTAGTAAGCAGcaaatggatcactggataaaggtatcaacgtaccatagaaatatgagaaagaaattctcatagaacaagctttgttcctaagttgtttatggattgtaatatacagcagctgtaagtaatatgaaagactaagtatttacttagtgcagtcagtccatacagaaaatattataattctttgtgatcataataaagaccaactgagagaaaatgtttaatggttcaaaggttcaatgatacaagttatcgattgattaaacaggctatgttttacatatggaaagtctgtagaaaaatcatagatgtgtgtgtgtgtgtctgatTAAGTCAGCACGCCTAAGTGAGAACCATAAACTAGGATAGTGACCAGAAGGATGTCTGGTTGTGGCTTAATGATTATAAGCATtgctaaagcaagaaaagatcgataaccatgtacaaaggacatgagtgtatgactgcgaattcattgtgtgatgagtttcattgcagcaaataattattgatggtatgaccttagacactcatgattatgaacgaatatagacaaggtctatagctcaacatggatcgacaaaagaaaataaagaatgattggttacaatggataaagccattggcacatacgaagagatataagtccgaatgaacgaaagatatgaagtaaagttgttcgtatgtgttctgggtctatgactcaatatatattgaatgtccACATTTTGGAAAGCCATATAACCAAAGAGAATCCGTGGGACATGAAAAAGGACCTGCAAGTAaagttttattgcagattataaagtccatccgagcaccgtttgaagcatcatcagttcaaccaagacatGGAGTGATCAGCAGCAAAGATGTACATCCTGACCACatcttaatggagttccaaaagacataccaacgtccaagacttacaagttcattcaaggagaatccagctgatcatcttcaccaagtcataggcaacttcaacgttcaagaagactcggataccagatgggaatgcgtctactacagtgatgcattcatcagggggagttcatgtgttgtactctttttcctgtcttgttttcccttttaccacattgggttttgggtttgtcaagagaggttttaatgaggcaacatccaaagcatgAATGAACCTtgaccggatgtgtcgatcaagggggagtgttataaaccatttagtgatcgacccatttatcagcccgtgtagcaagacgggccaagcccatccgcaggatcatactggcgcctatctactcttgtgtttatctacattatagttggtgtttatcttacgtattgctagtcattatctagttaaggataagtacgatctcatgtcgatccagtacttagaccgtcattaccatatgtatataaagaccagttggtcgacctaataatacacacaagttcccctcttcattcacaacagTAACATGGTTCTAAACTTCTAGTTAATTAGATTTTCATTATTCTTCGATTAATTTAGGACGATTATTGTTACTCAACCTTAGTTTTATGGTTGTTGATTTTACTAGTGTTTGCATCTCTATTCAGCAAAACATGTTCACATTTccaggaaaaaaataaatatttgactCCGGAAAAGATCTTCTCTCTAGTTCTTAAAGAAGGAGCGCACATGAGTTTTTGGAGTTAGTTGAGTCATCGGCTGTCTTTTGCTCTCGGTGTTAGCGTGCCCTCGAGGATACATCTCTATTGCCATTGgaagaaatatttaaatcacTTATATCTTTCACTAATCTTCATATTCCTCATATTCATTAAAACACCTACAATTACCAAATTAGCCTCaggataaagaaaataaaataaatacaatttaatgaaagttgaaaaaaaatgaaacccgACCGTACAGCTCGATTGCGGTGAGGTTTCAACGATTGCGGTTCGAGGGGATTGCGTTTGGGAAAATGGAACCGGACCGTACGGCTCGATTGCTACTCTGGCCTCACTCCGGCTCAGTCCTTCGTCGTCTTCAGCTGCTGTGTAAAAGCCAATCATATCCCTTGTCCATCGCTGGTGTAACCTCCCTCCACCATAGAACATGTAGGTTTTAGGGTTCCAAAGCTCTTAAATGAGCTGAGAAACCAGATTGGAATGGATTTAGATGTTGCATCTTGGTATCCGAGTCTATTATGAGTTGAATTGAGTAGGAGAATGGTTGCATTGTTCGATTCTAGTGCGCTGAATGTAGATTCAAAATCAAAACGTGTACGACAGTAGAACTAGAAAAACTAGTATTACTGATGACTGTTGTAGAACTAGTAAAACTGGTATAACTTCGAATGTATAATGGATGGTATTGTATGCTTTTGGCATGCTACAATGAGCCACAACATCATACACTTCAGATGCGAAGGTGGAATGTATTGTTTAGTGTTGAAGCATGTTGTGGAGGAGATAAATCTTTCAATGGTAGAAGCACGCATATGCAAAAAGGTCGGGCTTGATGAATGTAATGTGAAGTTGAAATTGAGTTACATTCCACTGCTAGTTGGGAGTGGCGAGAAATTCGTCATTTGTGATGATGAGGATCTTTGTGGTTATCTTTTGTCTCTTGATAAAGACAACCGTAGGTGCATTTTGTTGGTGGAGGCAACAAAAGGTCAGAACTCTCAGAGCAACTTTCAAGAGCGGGCAAACGAAGTTTAAGAGCGGGGAAACAAAATTTTGTAGGTACGAACTATGAGGTATGCCATTCGAATGATGATGAAATCGGAGACAAAGCCATAACTTGATATGGTGGCAACAATCAAGTTGATAAACAACACGAGTAGAAGATTGTGGCGATTGAGGAGATGTTGGAAAAAAGTGATGAAAAAGTAAATGTGGATGAAAATGTTGATGCCAACTCAAAGGCACACCACAACTACTCAAAGGCACACCAAAACTAGTTGCATCTCTATTGCATGATGATTATCCAGGGCGATGGAACCTcttgtttttattgaaaatttttaCTCTGTTTATTGAAAAACTTTGTACAAATATGGTGAGCTGTGTTTTTGTTTGTGTAATACTAGTATGACTTTCTGAAGTTGACTTTGAAAATCGAAATGTTTGAATTTGACTTTGCTTTATCTGTATTTTAGTaccatataaattttttttgcagacttttgaatttgaaatacCATATAAATTTGCTTGGACCAAACAATTTGCTTGGACCAAACAATATTAGTTCTAAGGTTATAGTTACAATAGTATAACTGAGATTATAGTTACAAACTAGttcaaagaataaaaaaaattaaagatagaTACAAATAGTAGTTTCaagaatcaaaaaaatttaaagatagaTATAGATACTAGTTCTaagaatcaaaaaaaattaaaatagaaacataTACTAGTTCTAAGTATCAAAAGATTAAATTGAAAATTTGTGAGTTATCAATAATTATCGGTGGTATgaacaaaaatagagaaaaggaaaaaaactaaattcatTTGTATATAGTATGATTTTGACTTTGAATTTGACTGTTTTATTTGTGCAACTATGGAgaactgtttttttgtttgtgtattACTAGTATGACTTTCTGAATTTGAATTTGGAAATCAAAATGTTCGAAATTGGAAGTCAGAATAAGAAATATAATCTTTAGTAGtcgaaaaaatgttatattcaacaaaaaaaatgttatactcTACAATCAAAAGAACAACCCATCACACTACATACACTTTCATAGTCATTTTGTTAAATATGTAATTACTAATCATTTCGCTTTAAAACTTGTATAGACACTTTTATTACGTAAATCACCAATAATCATATTTTGGAatcttatattttattgtaCAACTAAAGAAGTAGAATATAATTAcatataatactaaaataattgaaaatcaCCGAAAGTACAactattttgatattttgtacaACTACTATCCTGGGGAGAACTAATTGTATATATTAGGCgggtatttaaaaataattcaaaattttggcgGACTTTCTAAAATTTCATGAGTCAAGGCGGGATTTTCGAGGGGAAAAAATAGATTCTCATTTCCCACTTACCACTGTCAAGTCCTCTCTCTtgtctccctctctctctcatctttaCTCTCTATTCTATCATCTCGTCTCTCTCCCTCTCATTCATCACACATTTCTCATCTCTCTATTACCTTTCTCTCTCATCTATCTCTCGCAAATTCCTCAATTTCTCTCAATTCCGAACAGGAAATTGATCCATGGGTTGAGAAACAGGAAAGGaaagagatgatgaagatgaagaaacaCTGCGACATGCTTCAGTTTATTTGAGATGCTGAGCACGGGAATCCATCTTCGTGCCCATCTGAGGGACGAATCGTCGACAAGTTTTTTACTAATCCAACAGATAAGGATTTTCTACCAGGCCGAAGGTACTTCACTTGCAACGCGTACAAGGTAATTTACATTTTCTCTACTTGCTTAACTTACTGCAATATGTCAAACTGAGTGCAACTATGTGAAACTTGCAGAATGATGGGCTCCACTTCCGTCAACCATGGGTTCTCGGAGTTCAGGAAGAGGTTCGCTCCTTCAGGTAGGAGGTGGACGAAATGGCTGCAGAGATTGCTCAGCTTAAGGAGCTTTTTACCCGTAAATGAGAAGCCGTATGTTGTTTGGATGTGTGTCTTTTGTTTATGCATTAAGCCTTATGTTGTTTGGAtgtttgtcttttgtttctgcAATAAGCcttatgttgttttgtttggATGTGATGTTGTATTAAGAGTTGCGGAATTGTGTTAAGACTTCTAGAATTAATGTGATGTTGTGTTAAGACTAATTAATGTGATGTTGTGTTAAGACTACTAGTTTTCCGTAGTAATACCACAGTTTTCCGTAGTAATACCATATGGAAATGTTTCAAAACGATCCAAAACACTTAAACATATCATACATAGCTACCAAAACACTTAAAACATATCATATCATACATAGGTTCTGGAACAAAACACGTAAAACATAACATATCATACATAGGTTTTGGAACAAAACACTTAAACTTAAAGTAGATTCCAAGTTTTACGCAGTTTTCCGAAGCATACAACACAATAAAGTAGCTAAACGCATTACTCCAAATTCATCCAAGTTTTAAGTAGTTTTAACTCTTTTCCTTCCCTTCCTCGTGATACGATCCGGAGGTATGATCTTCACCTCCTTGATATGACCTGGTACATTCCAAGAAGACATGTCGGGCACAACATAAAGTGTCATGTCATACGCCAAAGCCCACAGTTCCGTCCAGTAGTATTTTGAGCACAGCTCATGGATATTAAGGCGGCTGCCATCAACGTTTGTAGTGAAATAGATGTAAGCTGCCATTCCGTGCAGACAAGGAAACTTTTCATAATCCCACACCTTGCAAGTACAATATTTTCCAACCAAGCTCGCCCAAAACATATTTCTTGCAATGTCAGTGATCTCGTACTTAAGCTCATAACTATTAAGCTCCCGTACAGATAGCTGTTGTGCAACAACCCATAGATTGTGCAAGTAGTTCTCAACCACAGGCACCAGTCTTGTATCGATTAATCTACAAACAGCATCCTTCCATTGAGTGAACCAATCAGAAAATTTCCTGACGATACAATCCAACATTGGTATTAAGGCCCACCTCGTTGCCTCTTTAAACACGCTCTTCATTGATTCCACACTGCTGCTTGTATCGAAGTTGTACATGTCACGTGGGAAAAAAGACCTTGCCCATTTGTCCTTTTCAGTATGTTCCACCACATACTTGTACACAGCAGAATATCTTTTCTTAAATGAGTCGTAAGCAGAGTTGAAGTCACCCACCGTGTAATATATGCCCAACTCCATAAATCTATGCCCGACTATATTCTTGTTGACGTTACAAGCATGTCATTTCACTTTTTTCCTTCAAATGCCATAAACAATGCCCATGGTGAGCCTGCGGAAACACGTTTCCTTTAGCGAAGATCAAGCTCTGATTTTtttcactcatgaaaaccagtTCAGACGAGTCTCGTATAACACTTTTAAGCATCTCGAAAAACCAAGTCAAACTAGCAAGATTCTCACCATCTAGTACTGCAAACGCAAGTGGATAACTATGACCATTAGGATCTTGAGCTTTCGCGAAAACTATAACACCACCATATCTATTCTTCAGCCATGTCGCATCCACAGCCATCAATTTCCTCATAAATGCAAACCCTTCAATGCAAGCTCCCAAAGCTATGAAGAGGTACTTGAATTTACTTGCATCATCCAATTTCACACAGGTTTTTGTTTCCGGATTCACTTGCTCTAACATGTACAAATAGCTATACATCATTTTGTAGCTCTCTTCCGGACTACCAGGTATATCACTGACGTGATTGCTCATTGTATCCTGccaaaaaaagaacaaacacaAGAAACTGACAACAGTTATCCAAAGTTATCAACAGTTCTATCCGTTGTTCCGAATTATACAGTTATACTACAATTATCATGAACAAGATCGATCTAGGTCCAATGAGAAGTTGCATGTACATTCTCCAATTCTACTGCATATACATTCTCATTCCACCATTGGAATGCATTATATACCAATGTATTTCAATTGCAAATCCATTAAAACATACTTCCAAAAGAAAGCTCAAGACGGAGACCACAACTTACGGATACGAAATGTTTGACGTCAGGTGATTGGTCTACGCAGACAACGGCGGCGGCGGTAGAGAAGCTGCGGGAGAGAGGAGTGGAGGTGGAGCTGAGTTGCGGGAGAGCCGAAGGAGGAGGAATCGCCTTAGCCTCTTCTTTTAGTTTCGcgagagagatgagagaagtGAGGCTCATGAGAGGATGAGCGATTAAAGGAGGGAGGGAGGAGCGATTAGAAATCGcatttgattttagggtttggttGGTTTTTTCGGTTTATCCACTTAGATCCGACGGGTTATTAGATGGGTGGGTTTGACCCTGGTTTTCTTTGTAATTATCGACACTTACCCTGgctttatcgtatttcattcattttcgatttaaaaataaatgttaactGAAATAGAAGTTATAACGAGGACATCCTggctttaaaaaaatgaacgaGGGGCGCTACAGACGATTTCTCTTGGTCCTCATCTATCCCAATGTCAGGGAGAAGTCACTTGATTATCCCCTTCAGGATGAGTCCTTTTTTTCCTTTGCATGTACTTCATTCATCACTGTCTCAACAACTTCCAATCAACCGGCACTTCTCTAAATAATGGTCGGCCTAGTTTGTGTCGGAGGTCATGTTCTCGGATGCAGCTAGCTGTCCGTGAAGGTGCACTTAAGAGGTCTTTGCAAGCTGTTCTTGGCAAACCTTATCCTTAAGAATTGTTCATCGAGCAAAGCTAATATCTACCGGACTCGGTTCTCGTTATAACTGCATATTCGATTTTGCGGACTTTGTTGTTTCTTCTGCTTATTAGTTGTTGTAGTTTGTTCCTATGTAGCTTGGCTTGCCTCTAACCTTAGTTTTCATTTATGTTGTTATGCTTCTTGTGTTTTTATGTATTTCAgtcaaaaattaaaagtttgtaatgaattttaacatttttaccaaaaaaaattaaatgtgataaaactaaaaacatagttcccttacaataaataaaataatgtttatttattaagtGAGTAATTAGAGAGAGATGCATCAGCCTCTCGAAACTTAGAAAAACCGTAGTCTTTTTCAATTTTCTCCCGCACAAATCTAAAAGCTAAGGTGGGTCGATGGCTTTTCTAACACTAACACACTAGGTAAAGACCCGAGCCAAGCACGGGGTGAGTTAAGATGACAATAATATTTGTTGATTATAAACATTAGTGTGATGCCAGCATTAATTATGTAAAGCTTATTTGATGAAACTTACAATGGTTAAGCTACAAATAATTTACATCGTTAATTGAAGTTTATTTGATGGACCATCGTTATGACTTAGCAACTAATAGGAAACGTCCATAAATTGGTATTCgagttttaaaacaattttataaaatcCATGAACTCCAAACAGTGTATATATTCCAGGGcacacaactttttttttgtaagcctAAATATGTAGTACaaactttttcaaaataattacatttactacacattttatataacatattttccagcatgttctttatataaattatagaacatactatatttttttatagaacaTGCTATATTAAATTAATGGCTGCTATAAAGTATAATGGTTTATGAAATCTTTCGTGTTGGAGGGAATGATGAATCCTTCAACCTTGTTTATATAGAATGTCGAAAggaaactaataataaatacgAAAATATATTACAAATCAATATCTTGGATGAATATAGGGAACTAATAATAACTATGCATTAACCTATCTACCTTATTTGTTTAATCACAACACTAAAATTGATGCCACTACTATATTCTGGCCAGAAACACAAAATATCACTGACTAATATGGTGTTTTGGCTTGGTCAGAAAGTTTACAATAAATACCATTAAGTAACCGGATTTATTAGCAATTATTTGGCAATATAGGGTCTGATTGGTAATggatgtagctttaaaatttttgctttaaaaaaaatctgtaaactttttgctgtggctttagattttattgctgcagaattttatggaaagcacaaaaaaattgctttggatatttggctctgcagagcacttgtacagctgtaggttatttcaaaagctgtggtttcaaaaaaaatttaaagattgattgctctgaatttgatgctttaaaaataaatagggctgtggacagcacctacatcaactaccaatcacccgCATAGTTGGAGCAAATCGAGCAGATTTACCTTTTTCACaagtttttttccaaaacaaataAGTATGTTGTCTGAGGTTATAAATAGTAAAGTAAGAAAATGTCATGAACAAAATGTTAGTTTGTTCGAGAACCTGTAAATTCAGTTTAGACTTGTAGAATTAATGGTAACATGCTTGGACAATGGAATGTTAGTTTTTATAACCATTGATATTTTGATTCGAAACAAATGTGTTTGTTGTGGACCGTATATTTGTTCATGACAATAGGTTTTAAAACAACAGGAACCATTGTTTTAAGTCTAATAGACATAGTCAAGCTTGAATTTATTCCAGGATAATACgtgataataattttataggtTCATGTACCAAAATATCAGTTTGTCTCTAATAATGCCATACTTGTCATGAACAGAATGAACAGAAGGACAAAAGGTACTTACAAAACATACTAATACGGTCGTGAAATATACATACTAATACGGTCGTGTTTATTTCGTATGCGAAGATGAAGAAGTCACGATTTTTTTCAGCCAACGATTTAAATTGTACATAAATTTGATTGATAAAACCGGTTAAAACAATTGACAATGTCGACCAGTTATTGTATTACGAACCAGGTAAAATCGTATGACAAATATCtttaatctatttattattcaatatatgtcttaatatatgtataataggTACCAATGACAATACTGGTAAATATTCTACTAATTTAAGGACTATTAGATTAGTTGGCTGAGAAGAGTTGTGAGGTTGCCACATAGGCTATAATGACAAAGTTGTTATTAATTTACCAAAggaagattattttttaaaaatgcttcTTGATTAATAAGTAAGGGATGTTTACATTTAATCAAATGCATATACATCAATATAAAGCAGCAACTCATATACTTGTAAGTTCATCCCACGGGCGTACCATGTCTTGTGTAAATCGAGCAAAGCTAGATAAAAAAATTACGTCCCTTCCCGCTAAACTCACACCGCACCATTTATGATGTTAATCAGCACATATAGTTTTACAGGTTTAGACATACTGAATTTGAGAATAGCTAGGTAGAGACCGAGGATATTTTCTTATGCTCAAAACTAGTTAATTCGATTCAGGTTACAAAAATTACGGTCACCCAGCTTCCTCAAGAAACAACCTCATCGAGATCTAAACCAGTCGAATCAATATGTAAATACTACCAACATCCagaacagaaacaaaaaaacttacaGGACTAAAAAAACAGACAGACTACATTGGTTTATaaatcacattttttttattaaaaagtaaggAGAATGGATCAGAACATTGGCTTGATTTCCTCTGATGAGAGCAAATAATAATCGCTTAGCATAATCAGATTCGATCATTTGGGGAAATTGTCATCACCTCCATATCTCCTTTAACAATAGCGGACCAATACCATATGTTTTTGATTTATCTAGCACATCCTAGAAATTTTTCAGCTCAACATAAGCTCCAACAAGCCTACGACGATAAATATCACATATtagtaaaaaacaaaactataaaaaaattaaggagAATGGATCAGAACATTGGCTTGATTTCCTCTGATGAGAGCAAATAATAATCGCTTAGTATAATCAGATTCGATCATTTGGGGAAATTGTCATCACCTCCATATCTCCattagtaaataataaataaaagtttatcaaacaaaaacaaataaatcaactGTATGTAAAAAAAAGGAGAAGGATCAGAAAATAGGCTTGACTTCCTCTGATGGGAGGAAATATAAATCGCTCAGTATAATCAGATTCGATCATCTGGGGAAATTGTCATCACCTCCAATTCTCCatgtttaaaattgtatattaaGATCTAAGGAAACCAACTTAAGAATACtaacaaacaaatcaataaatctaatgtaattcaaataaaaaataaaaaggagaagGATCAGACTAATTGGCTTGACTTTCCTCTGATGAGAGGAAAATTCTATTCGCTCAGTATAATCAGATTCGATCATCTGGGGAAATTGTCATCACCTCCATATTCTCCCTTTTAATCTTTCATCAACAAacctaacaacaacaaaaatctaCTTTCAGACAAGACATTCCAGATCTTAGGCTGTCTACTAGATAAAATAAGTTTCAGACAAGATTTTCCCTAGACTGCGAACTCGTGATGATTGATAATACACAGAggtatttacatttaatatcaaaacaaatagaAGAAATAGGAACCTACTATTGCGTCAACTCATACACAACGAACATGAACAAGAACGGTGGTAATCAGTTAAAGTGACGCGAGCAAGAAACACTAAAAAACTAGAGATCAGAGAAGCAGATCTAAGCAAGGTTCAAGGGTATGAGAAGTCGACGGCTGGTTTTTGTGAGAGCTTGAGGTTTTAGTCAAAGGTTATTTATACTGCCAATGAGATGTGGCTGATGCCGTAAAACCCTAACGCGCGTGTTATTTACGTGACTCGTACTTTAAGTAAATTTCTCTTTGGTCCTCATACTTTGTAAAGTTTTACGGACAGAGAGGCAAAtacttttaaatgttttttttttcagaccttcctttttctgttttttagttgctttctttttatgtttttactttttataagttcttggaaaacaaagtatACATATACAGCTAGATTATGAGAATTCCACAAACAACATAATGGATTAGGCATGATAGTTTTTCTCTCCCccaataatattttacttatgACAATGAAAATCAATCAACATTTCAATATATAGTACAGTCTCTTCTTTTTAGATAGTATTggataaacaaaattaataaaatcagaaaataattGTAAGACACTTGTAATAATGTTTTGCAGCTAAACCAATCTGATTCAATTTCATCTTGGCAACATTTTCAGCCTTCTGGAACCAGGAATCCTTGCCTTCTTCTTCCGTAAACAATCTTCTCTCTTCATTTCCTCCGACAAGATTAATGTGAACTTTCAAAATCTGCGACGGTACGACTCGATGATATAAAACTTGAGTTGTTTGACGTGTGCAAATGAGCATTTTATGGTCTACTCTAGTCTCTTCTTCGATCATTCCGGATCCTGAAGAGTTTAGAGTTATGTTTGACTTGTCAGTGTCTTCTACTCGGTCCTCAAACGAGAAAAACTCATCAATCTCTATGTTGTTGAGTGTACTGGTCCCAGATCTGCCTGTagtagtaaaataaatattagaatTACTCACACATTTATACATGGTCTCGTTTCTGTACTTAGAGTTCTTATATCATACCCACCAAAATATTCAATATCTTGATCATTCTCCTCAAAGCTTGGCAAAACCTCTACGTCTTCTGCGAAACTCTGCTAGGAATACATATATTAAAGCGGACGTCCATGCTAAGGTTTAGACTTTAGAGCATATAATATAAATGACTAATTTACATTACTG
This genomic interval carries:
- the LOC125600728 gene encoding uncharacterized protein LOC125600728; this translates as MELGIYYTVGDFNSAYDSFKKRYSAVYKYVVEHTEKDKWARSFFPRDMYNFDTSSSVESMKSVFKEATRWALIPMLDCIVRKFSDWFTQWKDAVCRLIDTRLVPVVENYLHNLWVVAQQLSVRELNSYELKYEITDIARNMFWASLVGKYCTCKVWDYEKFPCLHGMAAYIYFTTNVDGSRLNIHELCSKYYWTELWALAYDMTLYVVPDMSSWNVPGHIKEVKIIPPDRITRKGRKRVKTT